A window of Primulina tabacum isolate GXHZ01 chromosome 4, ASM2559414v2, whole genome shotgun sequence contains these coding sequences:
- the LOC142543488 gene encoding putative serine/threonine-protein kinase PBL3, which translates to MGNCFGSSARVDASLSTPSASRFPSKTSNSSSHFNISIPIYSRKSSVEILPTPRSEAEILSSPHVKPFSFNELRNATRNFRPDSLLGEGGFGYVFKGWIDEHTLTATKPGSGLVIAVKKLKPEGFQGHKEWLTEVNYLGQLRHVNLVKLIGYCSEGDNRLLVYEFMSKGSLENHLFRRGPQPISWVTRMKVATGAARGLSFLHEAREQVIYRDFKASNILLDGEFSAKLSDFGLAKAGPTGDKTHVSTQVMGTHGYAAPEYVATGRLSSKSDVYSFGVVLLELLSGRRAVDKTKVGIEQNLVDWARPYMSDKRKLFRIMDTKLEGQYPQKAAYSAANICLQCLSPDPKMRPRMAEVVATLEQLQTPRNATRYSDSENRASFESVSASPLKLGTLASPLPRHQRSSHAR; encoded by the exons ATGGGTAATTGCTTTGGTTCATCCGCTAGGGTTGATGCCTCTCTTAGCACCCCTTCTG CATCAAGATTTCCCAGCAAAACGAGCAATTCATCATCTCATTTCAACATAAGCATTCCCATTTACAGTCGCAAAAGCAGTGTCGAAATCCTTCCTACTCCAAGATCCGAGGCTGAAATACTCTCGTCACCTCACGTGAAGCCCTTCTCATTTAACGAGTTAAGGAATGCAACAAGAAACTTTCGACCTGACAGTCTTCTTGGTGAAGGAGGATTTGGTTATGTTTTCAAAGGATGGATTGACGAGCATACTCTAACCGCCACAAAACCTGGGTCGGGACTCGTTATTGCTGTCAAGAAGTTGAAGCCTGAAGGTTTCCAAGGCCACAAAGAGTGGTTG ACAGAAGTTAATTATCTTGGTCAACTTCGACATGTGAACCTAGTTAAACTTATTGGATACTGCTCTGAGGGTGATAACCGGCTATTGGTTTATGAGTTCATGTCGAAAGGAAGTCTGGAGAATCATTTGTTCAGAA GAGGGCCTCAACCCATTTCGTGGGTGACTCGAATGAAGGTTGCGACCGGTGCGGCTAGGGGGCTTTCTTTCTTGCATGAAGCTAGAGAACAAGTGATCTATAGAGATTTTAAGGCTTCTAACATTCTTCTCGATGGG GAATTTAGTGCAAAATTATCTGACTTTGGTTTGGCCAAAGCTGGCCCAACCGGTGACAAGACTCATGTATCCACTCAAGTTATGGGAACACATGGCTATGCTGCACCGGAATACGTTGCTACAG GCCGACTGTCATCAAAGAGTGATGTGTACAGCTTTGGGGTTGTTTTGCTTGAATTGCTCTCGGGACGTCGTGCTGTCGACAAAACAAAAGTGGGCATCGAGCAAAACTTAGTCGATTGGGCGAGACCTTATATGAGTGACAAGAGAAAGCTGTTCCGGATCATGGACACTAAACTTGAGGGCCAATACCCTCAGAAAGCAGCATACAGTGCAGCTAATATTTGTCTTCAGTGTCTAAGCCCCGACCCAAAAATGAGGCCACGGATGGCAGAGGTTGTAGCTACTCTGGAACAGCTTCAAACTCCAAGAAACGCAACAAGATATTCAGATTCAGAGAATCGAGCTTCTTTTGAGTCTGTTTCCGCCTCGCCATTGAAACTCGGCACTTTGGCATCTCCATTGCCAAGACATCAAAGGTCTTCTCATGCGAGATGA